In one window of Saprospiraceae bacterium DNA:
- the nuoK gene encoding NADH-quinone oxidoreductase subunit NuoK: MNHIPEIIRTISLEQYLLLSAILFFIGLLGVLVRKNIIIVFMCIEIMLNAVNLMMVATSAYRGDSAGQIMVLFTMAVAAAEVSVGLAIIVMIYKNLKTTNIDLFSQMKG, from the coding sequence ATGAATCACATTCCCGAAATCATAAGAACCATATCATTGGAACAATACCTATTGCTCAGTGCGATCTTGTTCTTTATTGGATTACTTGGAGTACTGGTCAGAAAGAATATCATCATTGTATTTATGTGCATCGAGATCATGTTGAATGCCGTGAATTTAATGATGGTTGCCACTTCCGCTTACAGAGGTGACAGTGCCGGGCAGATCATGGTATTGTTTACAATGGCAGTTGCTGCAGCTGAAGTTTCGGTTGGTTTGGCTATCATCGTAATGATTTACAAAAATTTAAAGACAACAAACATCGACCTGTTCAGTCAAATGAAAGGTTGA
- a CDS encoding NADH-quinone oxidoreductase subunit J translates to MDKIFYIISALTIMCALMVVVSKHPIRSVLFLVGTFFLISAQYILLNAQFLALVNIVVYAGAIMVLFLFVIMFLNLNREIEHIKSWIPATAATIASGSLLLIFLSAFKSTLLEKPEVSDYQIGLVENIGEVLYRDYLFPMEICSVLFLVAMIGVVLLNRKENESPRKIVLP, encoded by the coding sequence ATGGATAAAATATTTTACATCATATCTGCTTTGACTATTATGTGTGCTTTGATGGTTGTTGTATCGAAGCATCCCATTCGAAGTGTATTATTTCTTGTGGGTACATTTTTTCTGATATCAGCGCAATATATATTATTGAATGCACAGTTTCTTGCACTTGTCAACATTGTGGTGTATGCCGGAGCGATCATGGTTTTATTTTTATTTGTCATCATGTTCCTGAATTTAAACAGGGAAATCGAACATATTAAATCGTGGATTCCTGCCACGGCGGCTACGATTGCTTCAGGAAGTTTGCTATTGATCTTTTTGTCCGCTTTTAAATCTACACTCCTTGAGAAACCGGAAGTATCAGATTATCAGATAGGTTTAGTCGAAAATATTGGCGAGGTCCTTTACCGCGATTATTTATTTCCTATGGAGATTTGTTCCGTCCTGTTTCTTGTGGCGATGATCGGTGTAGTGTTGCTCAACAGAAAGGAAAATGAATCACCCCGTAAAATTGTGTTGCCATGA
- a CDS encoding NADH-quinone oxidoreductase subunit M — MMLAIILIFIPILFAVFTFLSGKKYAPYLSLFSSIISLFYFLLLMSTYDIEGKQLSFNTQVEWISSIRAYLHFGLDAASVLPLFLTQLVICLSILATLVKGNDRSAGYYGLILLAQAGFNGFFSAQNPISFYIFFEAALIPVYFLVLRFGGPERKKAVFKFFLYTVFGGLLMLAAILFIQFHMQGYLSLSSWADFYKNKMALDYQYWLLAAFFIAFGIKSPIFPFHTWQADLYAQADRPSLMIIAAVMSKMGIFGLIRFDFFFVEAIYKWQNYLIALCLIGVVYGALIAWRQKDIIRLLAYSSLSHMGLIAAGVLTMANLGIQGGLFGILAHGLAATGLFFAADVVIRRTNDPSIDSVSGIARVNPRFAVYFFIVLLSSIGLPLTCGFIGEFYLLWSITEFKPFYGAFAALSIILGAVYMFRLYQKSMFGPVSNTGSGFGKLSLSEDYVFIVISILIIVIGFFPVSWVGIGQYAFGFMNN, encoded by the coding sequence ATGATGTTGGCAATAATTTTGATTTTTATTCCAATACTTTTTGCGGTATTCACTTTTTTATCCGGTAAGAAGTATGCACCCTATCTATCCTTATTTTCAAGCATCATCAGTTTATTTTATTTCTTGCTGCTGATGAGCACTTACGATATCGAGGGGAAGCAATTGTCATTTAATACACAAGTTGAATGGATCTCTTCGATCAGAGCTTATTTGCATTTTGGATTGGATGCAGCATCTGTCCTGCCTTTGTTTTTAACCCAATTGGTAATTTGCCTGAGTATCCTGGCTACTTTGGTAAAAGGAAATGACCGGAGTGCAGGTTACTACGGATTGATATTATTGGCACAGGCAGGATTCAACGGATTTTTTAGTGCGCAAAATCCTATCAGTTTTTATATTTTCTTTGAAGCTGCATTGATCCCGGTGTACTTTCTTGTGTTGAGGTTTGGAGGCCCTGAACGAAAAAAAGCGGTATTTAAATTTTTTTTATATACCGTTTTTGGTGGTTTGCTAATGCTTGCGGCTATACTTTTTATTCAGTTCCATATGCAAGGTTACCTCAGTCTCAGTTCCTGGGCAGATTTTTATAAAAATAAAATGGCGCTGGATTATCAATACTGGTTGCTTGCGGCATTTTTTATTGCATTCGGAATTAAATCGCCAATATTTCCATTCCATACCTGGCAGGCAGATCTGTACGCACAAGCCGACCGGCCTAGTCTAATGATCATTGCAGCCGTCATGTCAAAAATGGGGATTTTTGGATTGATTCGTTTCGATTTCTTTTTTGTCGAAGCCATTTATAAATGGCAGAATTATCTGATTGCATTATGTTTGATCGGAGTGGTCTATGGTGCACTCATTGCCTGGAGGCAAAAAGATATCATCAGGTTGCTTGCATATTCTTCATTATCACATATGGGACTCATCGCAGCAGGAGTTTTAACCATGGCTAATTTGGGTATTCAGGGCGGATTGTTTGGAATTCTGGCACATGGCCTGGCTGCTACAGGTTTGTTTTTTGCAGCGGACGTGGTCATACGCAGAACAAATGATCCAAGCATCGATTCTGTTTCAGGAATTGCAAGAGTTAATCCGCGATTTGCGGTTTACTTTTTCATTGTATTGTTATCCAGTATTGGATTGCCTTTGACTTGTGGTTTCATCGGAGAGTTTTACCTTCTATGGTCCATTACGGAGTTCAAACCATTCTACGGAGCATTTGCGGCTTTGTCAATCATTCTTGGAGCCGTATATATGTTTAGATTATACCAGAAGAGTATGTTCGGCCCCGTATCAAATACGGGCAGTGGTTTTGGTAAACTAAGTTTATCCGAAGATTATGTATTTATTGTTATAAGTATTCTGATTATTGTAATAGGTTTTTTTCCGGTGAGTTGGGTAGGGATCGGGCAGTATGCTTTTGGATTCATGAATAATTAA
- the nuoH gene encoding NADH-quinone oxidoreductase subunit NuoH — protein sequence MSDLIFKIIFIASVFGISLFIAMYTTYAERKLAAFLQDRLGPNRAGPFGILQPLADGIKLFFKEEFIPKVSDKFLFILGPALFMCTALMTSAVIPFAPDLKIGDRIFEMQAADLNVGILYIFGVVSLGVYGILIGGWASNNKFSLLGAIRAASQNISYELAMGLSIVSLIMVSSSLSLRDMVEQQAGLNWNVIYQPLGFLIFIICAFAETNRAPFDLPECETELVGGFHTEFSSMKLGFYLFAEYIHVFISSAVISTLYFGGYQFPFVSSMEPGILKTVLGAAVMFGKITFFIFLFIWIRWTLPRFRYDQLMNLGWKVLIPLAVLNILLTALFILF from the coding sequence ATGAGCGATTTAATATTTAAAATAATTTTCATTGCATCTGTATTTGGCATTTCTTTGTTTATTGCCATGTATACAACTTATGCCGAACGAAAACTGGCAGCTTTTCTGCAAGACCGTCTGGGTCCAAACAGAGCAGGACCTTTTGGTATCTTGCAACCTCTTGCAGATGGCATTAAGCTGTTTTTTAAAGAAGAATTTATTCCAAAGGTTTCGGATAAATTTTTATTTATTCTCGGACCTGCGCTTTTTATGTGCACGGCATTGATGACCAGTGCTGTGATCCCATTTGCACCGGATCTGAAAATCGGCGATCGCATTTTTGAAATGCAGGCGGCGGATCTCAATGTGGGCATTCTATACATCTTTGGAGTGGTATCGCTCGGAGTTTACGGAATATTGATTGGAGGTTGGGCCTCCAACAATAAATTTTCATTGCTGGGTGCAATTCGCGCCGCTTCACAAAACATCAGTTATGAACTGGCAATGGGCTTGTCGATTGTTTCGTTGATCATGGTCAGTTCGAGTTTGTCTTTGAGAGACATGGTGGAGCAGCAGGCCGGACTGAACTGGAATGTGATTTATCAACCTCTTGGATTTTTGATTTTTATCATTTGTGCATTCGCAGAAACCAACCGGGCACCTTTCGATTTACCGGAATGTGAAACGGAACTGGTAGGCGGGTTTCATACCGAATTTTCTTCGATGAAATTGGGGTTTTATCTTTTTGCAGAATACATACATGTGTTTATAAGCAGCGCAGTAATCTCTACTTTGTATTTCGGCGGATACCAATTTCCATTCGTAAGCAGTATGGAGCCGGGTATTTTGAAAACCGTTTTAGGAGCTGCGGTGATGTTTGGAAAAATTACTTTTTTCATCTTTTTATTTATTTGGATCAGATGGACTTTACCGAGATTCCGATACGATCAGTTGATGAACCTGGGATGGAAAGTACTGATCCCTCTTGCGGTTTTGAATATTTTGTTGACGGCTCTCTTTATCTTATTTTAA
- the nuoL gene encoding NADH-quinone oxidoreductase subunit L, translating into MNPEIILHLILWPPLLGFILNGIIGSKFPKWLVTFMACLMPLISFVGTMLAYVNLKDKKTAIELYTWFVGEGAAKVNFGFFIDNLTLVMLFVVTGVGTLIHVYSSGYMADDKGYPRFMAYMNLFMFSMLMLVLGSNLVVLFAGWEGVGLCSFLLIGFWYENLEYNKAAAKAFVMNRIGDLAFLIAIFMTIYATGAIEFEDVKDTIISGVNLNEPIMVVIAILFFIGACGKSAQIPLFTWLPDAMAGPTPVSALIHAATMVTAGIYLVTRMSFLYDVTPIAQTVVAITGCLTAFVAASIALKQNDIKKILAYSTVSQLGYMAAALGVGAYITAIFHLMTHAFFKALLFLGAGSVIHGLHGEQDIRNMGGLKSKMKWTYMTMLIGTLAIIGCPPFAGFFSKDEILAVVYSKNFVFFIVLAISSVFTAWYMLRMFFSTFHGTYRGSEETHAHIHESPWNMRSVLVILAGLSIVGGFAGLPEITGQAHLLEKFLKHAIFQKAFHVSHLFEYVLWAVTVVTLVILFVLTYKRYAGVDRKYTDANENYLAKLLANKYYLDEIYDFLIVKPLKRTGSWLMHTFEFGVVDKIVSIPTAIVQSGSFALRNLQNGKLSWYLLYSIIGLLIILLTFIII; encoded by the coding sequence ATGAATCCGGAAATAATTTTACACCTCATCCTTTGGCCTCCATTATTAGGATTTATACTCAATGGAATTATAGGTTCAAAGTTTCCTAAATGGTTGGTCACATTCATGGCCTGTCTGATGCCGCTAATCAGTTTCGTTGGAACAATGTTGGCCTACGTCAATTTAAAAGATAAAAAGACGGCCATAGAACTTTACACCTGGTTCGTTGGCGAAGGGGCTGCGAAGGTGAATTTTGGATTTTTTATTGATAACCTCACCTTAGTAATGTTGTTTGTGGTAACGGGTGTCGGAACCTTGATCCATGTTTACTCTTCAGGATACATGGCCGATGACAAAGGTTATCCCCGTTTTATGGCTTACATGAATTTATTCATGTTCAGTATGCTCATGCTGGTTCTTGGTTCCAATTTAGTAGTGCTGTTTGCCGGTTGGGAAGGTGTAGGACTCTGTTCATTTCTGCTGATTGGTTTTTGGTATGAAAATCTGGAATACAACAAAGCTGCTGCAAAAGCATTTGTGATGAACAGGATCGGCGACCTTGCTTTTTTGATTGCGATTTTCATGACCATTTATGCAACAGGTGCCATAGAATTTGAAGATGTGAAAGATACCATCATCAGCGGAGTAAATTTGAACGAACCCATAATGGTCGTTATTGCAATTTTATTTTTTATTGGCGCTTGCGGCAAATCTGCACAAATACCTTTATTCACGTGGTTGCCCGATGCCATGGCAGGACCAACACCTGTATCTGCATTGATTCATGCTGCTACCATGGTTACTGCGGGTATTTATTTAGTGACACGGATGAGTTTTCTGTACGATGTAACCCCAATTGCTCAAACGGTAGTTGCAATCACAGGTTGTCTCACCGCATTTGTCGCTGCATCGATAGCCCTTAAACAAAACGACATTAAAAAAATTCTGGCCTACAGCACAGTGAGTCAACTGGGTTATATGGCTGCGGCTCTGGGAGTTGGAGCATACATCACCGCTATTTTTCATTTGATGACGCATGCTTTTTTTAAGGCCTTATTGTTTTTGGGTGCAGGTAGCGTGATTCATGGTTTGCATGGTGAACAGGATATCAGAAATATGGGTGGACTGAAGTCTAAAATGAAATGGACTTATATGACGATGTTGATTGGTACCTTGGCGATAATAGGTTGCCCGCCGTTTGCAGGTTTCTTTTCAAAAGATGAAATTCTTGCCGTGGTTTATTCCAAGAATTTTGTGTTTTTTATAGTGTTGGCGATATCTTCTGTCTTTACAGCCTGGTATATGCTCAGAATGTTTTTTTCTACCTTTCATGGAACTTACAGAGGAAGTGAAGAAACACACGCTCACATCCATGAGTCACCGTGGAATATGCGATCTGTACTCGTAATTCTGGCCGGGTTATCGATTGTTGGTGGATTTGCAGGACTGCCTGAAATTACGGGTCAGGCTCATTTACTGGAGAAATTTTTAAAGCATGCCATCTTTCAAAAAGCTTTTCATGTCAGCCACTTATTTGAGTATGTATTGTGGGCTGTGACGGTTGTTACTTTGGTAATTCTGTTTGTACTGACCTACAAAAGATATGCAGGTGTTGACAGAAAATATACTGATGCAAACGAGAATTATCTGGCTAAACTGTTGGCAAATAAATACTATTTGGACGAAATCTATGATTTCTTGATTGTGAAACCTCTTAAAAGAACCGGATCCTGGTTGATGCACACATTTGAATTCGGTGTTGTTGATAAAATTGTGAGTATACCAACAGCCATTGTGCAGTCTGGTAGTTTTGCTTTGCGCAATTTACAAAATGGAAAATTGAGCTGGTACTTGCTGTATAGTATAATAGGTTTATTGATTATACTCCTTACGTTCATAATAATTTAA
- a CDS encoding NADH-quinone oxidoreductase subunit I, giving the protein MTFAERIYLPAVFKGMGITISHLFKKKATISYPEQKRPMSQVFRGLHVLKRDEKGAERCTACGLCALACPAEAITMTAAERKSDEKHLYREEKYAAIYEINMLRCIFCGLCEEACPKAAIFLQNDKMAPASYDRDDFIFGKDQLVESFRQN; this is encoded by the coding sequence ATGACATTTGCGGAGCGGATCTACCTGCCCGCAGTGTTCAAAGGAATGGGCATTACGATCAGTCATCTTTTTAAAAAGAAAGCAACCATCAGTTATCCGGAGCAGAAAAGGCCAATGAGTCAGGTGTTCAGAGGTTTACACGTCCTCAAACGCGATGAAAAAGGTGCTGAGCGATGCACAGCATGCGGACTTTGCGCATTGGCTTGCCCTGCTGAAGCGATCACGATGACTGCTGCCGAAAGAAAATCGGATGAGAAGCACTTGTACAGGGAAGAAAAGTATGCTGCAATTTATGAGATCAATATGTTGAGATGCATATTCTGTGGTCTCTGCGAAGAGGCTTGTCCAAAAGCAGCGATATTCCTGCAAAACGATAAAATGGCTCCGGCAAGTTACGACCGGGACGATTTCATTTTCGGAAAGGACCAGTTGGTTGAATCTTTCCGGCAAAATTGA
- a CDS encoding (2Fe-2S)-binding protein has protein sequence MSELLKVTIDGRSIEVPPGTTILQAARQLGGKYPPAMCYYSSLENTGGKCRVCLVKVAQASEANPRPMPKLVASCITRVENGMVVENETNQEVINARNGVVEFLLINHPLDCPVCDQAGECDLQNLSFDHGKENTRYEEGRREFDKIDIGPYVQLHMTRCILCYRCVYAAEQLTNQRVHGVLNRGDVSEISTYIKNAIDNDFSGNIIDVCPVGALTDKTYRFKQRVWFSKPFDAHRECSHCCGKTVLWLKGDNIIRVTARKNEFGEVEEFICNSCRFEKRDISDWIVEGPRKVDQESVIASNKYELPVISPAVNVDAKFVSE, from the coding sequence ATGAGTGAATTATTAAAAGTAACCATAGACGGACGAAGCATCGAGGTACCACCTGGCACTACCATTCTTCAGGCGGCAAGACAATTGGGAGGAAAATATCCTCCGGCCATGTGTTATTATTCTTCTTTGGAAAATACAGGTGGAAAATGCAGGGTTTGTCTGGTTAAAGTTGCACAGGCCAGCGAAGCCAATCCAAGGCCTATGCCCAAATTGGTGGCAAGTTGTATAACACGGGTCGAAAATGGAATGGTTGTTGAAAATGAAACCAACCAGGAAGTCATCAACGCGAGAAACGGGGTCGTGGAATTTCTGCTGATCAATCATCCTTTGGATTGTCCGGTATGCGATCAGGCCGGCGAATGTGATTTGCAAAATTTATCATTTGATCATGGCAAAGAAAACACGCGATACGAAGAAGGAAGAAGGGAGTTCGATAAAATAGATATAGGTCCTTACGTGCAGTTGCACATGACCCGTTGCATTTTATGTTACCGATGTGTTTATGCTGCAGAACAACTTACCAACCAACGCGTGCATGGTGTACTCAACAGAGGAGATGTTTCTGAAATCAGTACGTATATCAAGAATGCCATCGATAACGATTTTTCCGGAAATATCATCGATGTCTGCCCGGTTGGCGCACTTACGGATAAAACTTACCGATTTAAACAACGGGTATGGTTTTCAAAACCTTTCGATGCACATCGCGAATGTTCACATTGCTGTGGTAAAACCGTGTTGTGGTTGAAAGGCGATAACATCATCCGGGTTACCGCAAGGAAAAATGAATTTGGAGAAGTGGAAGAATTTATCTGCAATTCCTGCAGATTTGAAAAAAGAGATATAAGTGATTGGATTGTGGAAGGTCCTCGTAAGGTCGATCAGGAATCCGTGATCGCTTCGAATAAATACGAACTGCCTGTAATTTCGCCGGCAGTAAATGTAGATGCAAAATTTGTTTCGGAATGA